The window GTGGTCTCGGCCACCTCTTCGATGTCCATGCCACCGGCGGCCGAGGCCATGATCATCGGCCGGCGATTTCCCCGGTCGATCAGCACCGCCAGATATAGCTCCTGACGAATGCCGGGGGCCAGTTCATCGACCAGCACCTTGTTGACCGTCAGTCCCTTGATCTGCATTCCCAGAATGGCCTTGGCGTTGGCCTCGGCCTCGTCCGGACTTTGCGCCAGCTTGATGCCGCCCGCTTTGCCCCGGCCGCCGGTCAGCACCTGGGACTTGACGACGGCCCGACCGCCCAACTCCTGGGTGATGGCTCGCGCCTCGGCCGGGGTCTGGGCCACCTCGCCGCGCGGGATGGGGATGCCGTGCTCGGCGAATAATCGCTTGGCCTGATACTCATGTAGGTTCACAGAGCGCTCTCCTTCTATCCGGTTGAATATGATTGACATGGCGGCGGGGCGAGAGGCCCAACCGGCAAAATGAAAGGCGAACAGCCCGGCCGTTCGCCCCGATCATAGCGCATTTAACGAGCCGGGGCAGTATAACACAGCCATTTCCACCGGGCGAAATCAGCCGCGGGCGCGCCGCTGCCGCAAGACCTCGAAGGCCAGCACGGCCGCGGCCCCCGCCGTGCCCAGGGCATAGTCCACATCACGGCCATAGGGGATGCTGACGAGGGCGTCGGCGCTCTGGCGCAGCGCGCGGGCCACGCCGCGCTTCTCGCCGCCGACGAGCAGCAACAGCGGCCCGGCCAGATCGACCTCGTACATCGGCTGCCCATCCTCGGCGGCGATAACGATGGGGATGGCGCGGGCGCGGGCGGCGGCCAGGGCGTCGGCCGTCTCGGCCGCGGCGGTGGGCATGAATTCGGTCGCCCCGGCGGAGGCGCGGCTGACCGTGGCCGCCGCCGACAGCCAGTTGCGCGGCCGGACGATCAGTCCGTCGATGCCGGCCGCGTAGAGCGAGCGCACCGCCTGACCGAAGTTAAACGGGTCTTCCACGCCGTCGAGCAGCACGTTGACGGCCTGGGGCGCGCCGAGCAGTTCATCGAGTTGGGCCATACGGCGCGGCCCCACCAGAGCAATGATGCCGCCGTGGGCCTGCCCCGCCGCGTGGCTGTCGAGCGTCTCGCCCGGCGCGCGCTCCAGCGGCACGCCTTGCCCAGCGGCCAATCGCTCGACGCGGGCCGCGGCCTGATCATAGCGGGCGCGATCGACGTAGACGGCGCGCACGTCGCGCACGCCGCCCCGCAGGGCAGCCTCCACCGACACCGCCCCCGTCAGCCATTGATCCTCAGCCATCGCGTCGCTCATTCGCTAGAAAAAACAAGGCCGGATGGATCATCCGGCCTTGTATCAACACAAACTTGGAAAGGCTCCGGCGCTTACTCGCCTTCAGCAGGCACCGGGGCTAACGTCGGCACGGTCTCGATCTCCGGCGTGGCCGTCGCGGAGGCCAGGAACTTGGCGTCGAGCACCGGCAGCGTCGGCACACGGCCGCGCCACATATCGTTGATTTGCAGGTTGCCGGTCAGCCGCTCATCAACGTAGCTCTGTACTGCCTCCTGCTGGGCCGTCTGGAACTCGTTGTCGCTCAACTCGCGTTCCTCGCGGCCACTGACCATGAATTGGTAGTAGCTGGAGGTGCCGTCGCCGTTATCGACGGTGAAGATCTCGCTCGGCTGGTCGATATCCAGTGTAAAGGCCGCCGTGGCGATCTCCGCGCCGATGCTGGCTTCCAGGTTGCTCTGCGTGCGCCACAGCAACTCGAAGGCGTCGGTTTCCGGCTGCTCGGTGGCCGCCGGGTCAGCCGGGCGGCTGACAATGCCGTTCCAGGTCGGCAGGAAGCCATCGGTTTCGATGAGGCCCTGCATCTCATTGGCCGCCTCTTCGGTCGAGGCGGCGAGGAAGAACAGGCTGGCATGGGGCGCGAGGCGCGGCAGGGCTTGCTCCTCGGTCAGCGCCTCGGTCAGCCGCTCGCGGCACAACTGGGCGCGCACCACCTGACGATAGATCGGCTCCTGGACGCCCAGATTGTTCAACTGGGCGATGAATTCACCGTACTGGGTCAGGAACTCCTCTTCGGGCACGGGCGTCGCCGTGGGCAGCGGCGTGGCCGCGGGGCCGGTGGTCGGCGTGGGGAAGGGAGTCAGGGTGGGCACAACGTCGGTGATGACCGCCGTCGGGATGGGCGTCAGCGAGGGAGTAGGCTGAACGGTGGCCGTCGGCTCCGGCTGCTGGGTCGGGGAGACACCTTCGCCATAGAAGCTATAGGACTCGCCGATCTTGGCCTGGACGTCGGCCTCGTTAATTTCGATGCCGCGTTCCTCGACCGCCTCACAGATGACCACTTCGTCGGCCATCGTGTTCAGCACGTCCTGGCCCATCGTTTCGGGGTCATACAACTCGTTGATGACGCTGCCGCCGAACTGCTGGACGATGCCGACGTCGCCGCCGAATGCCGCCAGTTGGTTCTCCAGGAAGATGACGCGCTGGGCGCGCTCGAACTTGACCCGCTCCTGCCATTCGCGCAGGGTGATCTGGGTCTGCCCCACCGTGGCAACGGCCCGGTTGGGGGTCAGGAATAGCTCGTTGACCACGGCGATACCGATCACCAGCGCGATCATGACGCCGATGACAATCGCCGCGATACGAATATTACGCAGCTGCCGCTCGTGCTTGCGCGCAATCAATAGTTCCTTGCGCGATTGGCGTTGTTCGGCTTCGCTTTCTTTGGGTGTCTGCTGTTTCTTGGCCATTACAATGTTGCTCAGGGCGGCTTAATCGGAGACGAACGGCAACAAGGCGATGTGGCGGGCGCGCTTGATCTCGCGGGCCAGATGGCGCTGGTGCTTGGCGCAGGTGCCGGTCTGGCGGCGGGGGCGCATGCGGCCGAACTCATTGACGTAGCGGCTCAACAAATCGACCGCCTTGTAATCGATCTCGGTCCGTTCGACACAGAACTGGCAGACGCGCTTGGTCGGCCGAAAACGCCGGTTAGGACGGTTGGGTGCTTGCATTGGTTAATCCTCACTTATTCTGAGAGCACAATCAAATCCTGGGCGACAACTTCCGTGCGGAAGTGGCGGCGGCCGAGGCTGTCTTCCCAGCCGCGCGTTTGCAATCGCCCTTCAATGTAAACTTGTTGACCTTTGGCCAGGCGGTCGCGGCACAATTCGGCCAGACTGCCCCAGGCGACGACATTGAACCACTCTTTCTCTTCGTGCT is drawn from Candidatus Promineifilum breve and contains these coding sequences:
- a CDS encoding TrmH family RNA methyltransferase, with protein sequence MAEDQWLTGAVSVEAALRGGVRDVRAVYVDRARYDQAAARVERLAAGQGVPLERAPGETLDSHAAGQAHGGIIALVGPRRMAQLDELLGAPQAVNVLLDGVEDPFNFGQAVRSLYAAGIDGLIVRPRNWLSAAATVSRASAGATEFMPTAAAETADALAAARARAIPIVIAAEDGQPMYEVDLAGPLLLLVGGEKRGVARALRQSADALVSIPYGRDVDYALGTAGAAAVLAFEVLRQRRARG
- a CDS encoding SurA N-terminal domain-containing protein is translated as MAKKQQTPKESEAEQRQSRKELLIARKHERQLRNIRIAAIVIGVMIALVIGIAVVNELFLTPNRAVATVGQTQITLREWQERVKFERAQRVIFLENQLAAFGGDVGIVQQFGGSVINELYDPETMGQDVLNTMADEVVICEAVEERGIEINEADVQAKIGESYSFYGEGVSPTQQPEPTATVQPTPSLTPIPTAVITDVVPTLTPFPTPTTGPAATPLPTATPVPEEEFLTQYGEFIAQLNNLGVQEPIYRQVVRAQLCRERLTEALTEEQALPRLAPHASLFFLAASTEEAANEMQGLIETDGFLPTWNGIVSRPADPAATEQPETDAFELLWRTQSNLEASIGAEIATAAFTLDIDQPSEIFTVDNGDGTSSYYQFMVSGREERELSDNEFQTAQQEAVQSYVDERLTGNLQINDMWRGRVPTLPVLDAKFLASATATPEIETVPTLAPVPAEGE
- the rpsR gene encoding 30S ribosomal protein S18, with the protein product MQAPNRPNRRFRPTKRVCQFCVERTEIDYKAVDLLSRYVNEFGRMRPRRQTGTCAKHQRHLAREIKRARHIALLPFVSD
- a CDS encoding single-stranded DNA-binding protein; translated protein: MSPSKGLNKVMVIGWLEDEPEVRQTPGGRAVASFSVATSRSWTSTEGEKHEEKEWFNVVAWGSLAELCRDRLAKGQQVYIEGRLQTRGWEDSLGRRHFRTEVVAQDLIVLSE